From the Deinococcus misasensis DSM 22328 genome, one window contains:
- the fabZ gene encoding 3-hydroxyacyl-ACP dehydratase FabZ, translating to MKTIQDIMQALPHRYPFLLVDRVLEHGNGKVHALKNVTINEPFFNGHFPGYPVMPGVLLIEAMAQAGVFLLEEGREPGQIAFLAGVDECRFKRQVVPGDQLHIHAELEFFRRGIGKMKAEIRVDNELAASAVITFALAR from the coding sequence ATGAAAACCATTCAGGACATCATGCAGGCCCTTCCTCACCGTTATCCTTTTCTGCTGGTGGACCGTGTGCTGGAACACGGCAACGGCAAAGTGCACGCCCTGAAAAACGTCACCATCAACGAGCCCTTTTTCAATGGTCACTTTCCTGGTTATCCAGTGATGCCGGGTGTGCTCCTGATTGAAGCCATGGCACAGGCCGGGGTTTTCCTGCTGGAAGAGGGCCGTGAACCCGGCCAGATTGCTTTCCTTGCAGGTGTAGATGAATGTCGCTTCAAGCGTCAAGTTGTGCCCGGAGACCAGTTGCACATCCATGCAGAACTGGAGTTCTTCCGTCGCGGCATCGGCAAAATGAAAGCCGAAATCCGCGTGGACAACGAATTGGCCGCCAGTGCAGTCATCACTTTTGCGCTGGCCAGGTAA
- a CDS encoding rod shape-determining protein, with protein MRFSEDIGIDLGTATFLIYTKSRGLVLQEPSVIAMARDTKEVMAVGEEAYRMLGRTPGNIVAVRPIKDGVIADDALTEKMISMFLRKVNGGRKFLNIFSPQLMVGIPSGVTEVEKRAVLRAAHNSGARRAYLIEEPLAAAIGAGLQIAEPIGNMVVDIGGGSSDVAVISLGGIVVSESLRVAGNEFDESIMRYVRRKENLMIGDRTAEAIKVKIGAAMVVNKSDVLTAEVRGRDLINGLPKTIKLNTEDIVEALQEPIVKIVEGVKRVLENTPPELVSDIIDRGIVITGGGGLLRNFDELLRQATGIPVAVAENATQCVAIGTGQALEMIPVLRHALVSSDTYLKR; from the coding sequence TTGAGGTTTTCAGAAGACATCGGAATTGACCTGGGTACAGCCACATTCCTGATCTACACCAAATCCAGAGGACTGGTGTTGCAGGAACCCAGCGTGATTGCCATGGCCCGCGACACCAAAGAAGTGATGGCCGTTGGAGAAGAGGCGTACCGCATGCTGGGACGCACTCCGGGCAACATTGTGGCCGTCCGTCCGATCAAAGACGGTGTGATTGCAGACGATGCACTCACCGAAAAAATGATTTCCATGTTCTTGCGCAAAGTGAACGGTGGGCGCAAGTTTCTCAATATTTTCAGCCCCCAACTGATGGTTGGGATTCCTTCCGGAGTGACCGAAGTTGAAAAACGAGCTGTGTTGCGTGCTGCCCACAACTCGGGTGCCAGAAGGGCCTACCTCATCGAAGAACCTCTGGCTGCTGCCATTGGTGCAGGTCTGCAAATTGCAGAGCCCATCGGAAACATGGTCGTGGACATCGGGGGTGGATCTTCTGACGTGGCTGTGATTTCTCTGGGGGGCATCGTGGTCTCAGAATCCTTGCGGGTGGCCGGAAACGAGTTTGATGAATCCATCATGCGTTATGTGCGCCGCAAAGAGAACCTGATGATTGGTGACCGCACCGCAGAAGCCATCAAAGTCAAAATTGGTGCGGCCATGGTCGTCAACAAGTCCGATGTGCTGACCGCTGAAGTGCGGGGCCGTGACCTGATCAACGGTCTGCCCAAGACCATCAAACTCAACACCGAAGACATCGTGGAAGCCTTGCAGGAACCCATCGTCAAAATCGTTGAAGGGGTCAAGCGGGTCCTTGAAAACACCCCGCCAGAGCTGGTTTCTGACATCATCGACCGTGGAATCGTGATCACAGGTGGAGGGGGTCTCCTGCGCAACTTCGATGAGTTGCTCCGTCAGGCCACCGGCATTCCTGTGGCAGTTGCAGAAAACGCCACCCAGTGTGTGGCCATCGGCACCGGGCAAGCCCTTGAGATGATTCCGGTGCTCAGGCATGCTCTGGTGTCCAGCGACACCTACCTGAAGCGCTGA